One genomic window of Quercus robur chromosome 6, dhQueRobu3.1, whole genome shotgun sequence includes the following:
- the LOC126732605 gene encoding uncharacterized protein LOC126732605: MTSGFGESTSVPPQTPSCSGNNANDAGDFECNICFELAQDPIVTLCGHLFCWPCLYRWLHHHSHSQECPVCKAIVEEEKLVPLYGRGKTQTDPRAKSYPGIDIPNRPAGQRPATAPPPEPNQFNFSNYGFGLVGGFMPMASARIGNFTLATAFGGLIPSLFNVQFQGFPDATVYGQTSGYPYGFNTFQGGHTHRFPQPIHRGQHADNVLKNLLLMIGVFVIIALLCW; encoded by the coding sequence ATGACAAGTGGATTTGGGGAATCAACTAGTGTGCCACCCCAAACCCCGTCTTGCTCGGGCAATAACGCCAATGATGCAGGGGATTTTGAATGCAATATCTGCTTTGAGTTAGCTCAGGACCCAATTGTGACACTTTGCGGTCACCTCTTCTGTTGGCCGTGTCTGTACAGATGGCTCCATCATCACTCTCATTCCCAGGAATGCCCGGTTTGCAAGGCAATCGTAGAAGAGGAAAAATTGGTTCCTCTATATGGACGGGGCAAAACACAGACTGACCCACGAGCAAAGTCGTATCCGGGTATTGACATTCCTAACCGCCCGGCTGGTCAAAGGCCTGCAACTGCTCCTCCCCCGGAACCAAATCAGTTTAACTTTAGTAATTATGGGTTTGGATTGGTAGGGGGTTTTATGCCAATGGCGTCTGCGAGGATTGGTAACTTCACACTGGCTACTGCTTTTGGTGGTCTGATTCCATCCTTATTCAATGTTCAGTTTCAGGGCTTCCCGGATGCTACTGTGTATGGGCAGACTTCTGGTTATCCCTATGGGTTTAATACGTTTCAGGGGGGCCATACCCACAGGTTCCCACAGCCAATCCATCGAGGACAGCATGCTGATAATGTTTTGAAGAATCTTCTTTTGATGATTGGTGTTTTTGTGATCATCGCTCTCCTTTGTTGGTAA